Genomic segment of uncultured Desulfobacter sp.:
GCAAAGGGTGCGTTTCCGGCCAATCCCAATGGTGCCGTGGATGATATCGCAGGGATCTGTGATCCCACAGGCCGGATATTTGGTTTGATGCCCCATCCCGAAGCCTACAATCATTTTGGCAACCATCCGGACTGGCCCAGGCAGAAAGCAAAAGCAAAGCGCCAGGGAAAATCCATTAAAGAGACCATCACAACCGGAATCAAGCTGTTTGAGAACGGTGTGAAGTATATCCAAGGCCTGTAAGGTTTTTGCCTTTACTGTTGAGTTGACATCTTTATCATGCTGGGAACCATTGTAAACACCCTTGCTATTTTGACGGGTACAACCATTGGCATGCTGTTTCGAAATGGTATTCCTGAAAAGTACAATGTCACGGTGCTCCAGGCCATTGCCCTGTCCGTTATCCTTATCGGGCTGAAAAGTGCTTTGGCCTGCCCGGATATTTTGGTGATTATCATCAGTCTTGCCGTCGGTGCCATTATGGGTGAATTTTTAGCCATTGAGGCGCACCTTAAAACCCTTGGTGATTTTCTGGAAACAAGGTTTGCGGCCCCGGATGCCTCAAGGCCTTCCATATCAACAGCCTTTGTTACGGCATCCCTTTTATTCTGCGTGGGGTCCATGGCCATTGTGGGCTCCCTTGAAAGCGGCCTTTCCGGTAATCATGATACCTTGTTTGCCAAATCCTTTTTAGACGGTGTGACATCCATCATCCTGACTGCATCTTTAGGCGTCGGAGTGGGGCTTTCCGCCGGGGCGGTTCTGGTTTACCAGGGTGCCATAACCTTGGCGGCGGGATTTATAAAACCCTATCTGGTGCCTGCAGTCGTCAGCCAGATGTCCGGGGCAGGCGGCCTGCTCATCGCCGCCATCGGATTGAACATGCTCCGGGAAAAAAAGATTGCCGTGGGTAACATGCTGCCAGCCATATTTCTGCCCTTGATATACTACTTTGCCACAACCCTATTCAATTAATGCCATGGCCATTGATATTGCATTTTTTCTCGGGACGTTAAGGCATGAGGTTGAGGACTACCAGGTGCCGGTGGTGGACTTGATTGCCGTCCAGAGCAAATCTGCCTTTAAGGTGCTTGTGGCCACCATCCTGTCCGCGAGAACCAAAGATGAAGTGACCGCGGTTGCAGCCCAGCGATTGCTGGAACAGGCCCCTGATCCTGAGGCCTTGCAGGCCCTTTCCACCGCCCGGATCCAGGAACTTATTTTTCCGGTTGGGTTTTACAAATCCAAAGCCCAGTATTTATCAAAACTGCCCCAGGCCCTGGACGCTTTCCAGGGGCAGGTCCCCGATGATATTGACGATTTGGTGACACTTCCCGGGGTCGGGCGTAAGACAGCCAATCTGGTCAGGACTGTGGCTTTTGACAAAGATGCCATCTGTGTGGACACCCATGTGCATAGAATCATGAATATCTGGGGGTATGTGAGAACCAAAACCCCCCTGGATACGGAAAAAGCATTACGAAAAAAATTGCCGAAGAAATTCTGGAAAGAGGTCAATCGAATTCTGGTCACCTTTGGACAAGGCACCTGCCGGCCGGTGGGGCCCCACTGCTACCGTTGCGTGCTTGAAGCATATTGCCCCCAAAAAGGGGTGAAACCGGCAAAGCCGCCGAAAGGCAAATAAAACGCCCCGGTCAGGGAAACCTGTCCGGGGCGTTGGTATTTTATTTGGGGTTAATCTTGAGTGTTGATACACCAGATCGAACCATGGCCGTTATACAACTTGTTCTTTCATGGTTATATCGTGTCGGCGTTCCTGGACCGTTCTGTTTCCAAGTCTTCTATCCCGGTCCGCAGAGCAGGGTAAAGTACAGACTTTTTTAAGCTTTTCAGCGTTCTCTTCAAAACCGGGTCCCATTGTATCTGAAAAATTTTCAATGCAACTATTATATTGTCTGCGCAGTTTCCTTTTAACTTTAAATTCCTGGTGCCGTCTGACTGCCCTGTCTCTCATATCAGAATCCTTTCATATAATAGTTAAGGTGTTAAGTTAACCTCAACACCGCCTTTTTAAGTTCCAGTAAAGGCAGCGTTTATATGAAAGAATGTAAACAGTCTTTTTTTGTTGGCAAGGGTATAATCTAAAAAAGTTAGAGGTTGAAAACAAAATTCGTAATTAGCCCTTAACCACCAACGCTTTCAAAATATGTTTGACCATGCCCGGGTTCTCTTTAAGGCGGCGGGTGGAATAGCCAAACCACTGCTCTCCAAAAGGAACATAAACCCGCATTCTATGACCATTTTGCACAAGTTCCCGGCGTTTTTTGGGGGTTACGCCATAGAGCATCTGAAACTCATAATTTTCTTTTGGGACCCGGTATTTGTCAATGAGCTCAAGCGCTCCCTGGATCAGGGGCGTGTCATGGGTGGCAATGGCTGCATAGACATTGTTTTGAAACATAAATTCAAGGTCTTCAAGAAAATGGGCATTAATTTCGTGGTACTCTTTATAAGCAATGGCAGCCGGTTCCACGTAGATTCCCTTGACCAGTCTGAAGTTCAACGCCGCATCGTCACGACGCAAATCCAGCATCCCTTCAATGTCGTGGTGGGTTCGTTTCAGGTAAGCCTGGAGCACCAGGCCGATGTTCTGGGGAAATTCCTGTTTAAGTCTGCGGAACATATCAATGGAATCATCCACGCAGGCAGAGTCTTCCA
This window contains:
- a CDS encoding DUF554 domain-containing protein — its product is MLGTIVNTLAILTGTTIGMLFRNGIPEKYNVTVLQAIALSVILIGLKSALACPDILVIIISLAVGAIMGEFLAIEAHLKTLGDFLETRFAAPDASRPSISTAFVTASLLFCVGSMAIVGSLESGLSGNHDTLFAKSFLDGVTSIILTASLGVGVGLSAGAVLVYQGAITLAAGFIKPYLVPAVVSQMSGAGGLLIAAIGLNMLREKKIAVGNMLPAIFLPLIYYFATTLFN
- the nth gene encoding endonuclease III, which gives rise to MPQPYSINAMAIDIAFFLGTLRHEVEDYQVPVVDLIAVQSKSAFKVLVATILSARTKDEVTAVAAQRLLEQAPDPEALQALSTARIQELIFPVGFYKSKAQYLSKLPQALDAFQGQVPDDIDDLVTLPGVGRKTANLVRTVAFDKDAICVDTHVHRIMNIWGYVRTKTPLDTEKALRKKLPKKFWKEVNRILVTFGQGTCRPVGPHCYRCVLEAYCPQKGVKPAKPPKGK
- a CDS encoding proline dehydrogenase family protein, with product MLHKIISQALPYFPPKLIWQFSKSYIAGETTQDAINASKALNQENVMVTLDILGEFIKTMSQAEKNRDDYLSLIRTIEAAGIDANYSLKPTMFGLLIDKETCFKYIRELTAEAASHGNFIRIDMEDSACVDDSIDMFRRLKQEFPQNIGLVLQAYLKRTHHDIEGMLDLRRDDAALNFRLVKGIYVEPAAIAYKEYHEINAHFLEDLEFMFQNNVYAAIATHDTPLIQGALELIDKYRVPKENYEFQMLYGVTPKKRRELVQNGHRMRVYVPFGEQWFGYSTRRLKENPGMVKHILKALVVKG